The Thermococcus peptonophilus genomic sequence TTGCTCTTTGAACCGGTCTCCTTCAGAACCCCAGCCTTCTTCAGCTCCTCCGGGCGGGTGAATGTGGCCAGGTTGAGAAGGATAATGTCATTGGCACTGAGCGTCCTGTTGCCGAAGAGAACCTTGTAGGCCGTGTAAAACACTCCCTCGTGTGAGTTCACGGTCTTTCCACCCTCAACCTCTGCAATTGCCTCAATAATGCCCCTTATGGTAGCTGGATAAACGTGGTCGTTGAGGACCCCCTTCGTTGAAAGTGGACCCTTCGGCGAGAGGACTTCCGAGTATTTTGTAACATCCTCAAGCACAGCGGCCATGACGCCGTAGAGCAGGTCGAGGCCGTTGTAGCCGTACTTGATGAACTCTTTTGCTGAGGCCTTCGCCTTCTCTTCCATCTCCCTCTTGAGGGTTGAGAGCTGGACGGGCTTCCTTTCTCCTGGGAGCTTCCTCCAGACGGCGACGATTGAGGTGTCGAGGCTCAGCTTTCCTCTGCTTACAATGCTCGTCTCGGACTCGGTGTTAACCGGTATCGCCCTCGTTATCTGGAGCTTCGCCCTTCTCCAGCCAGCCTCGATGAGGTTCGCCCAGCTCTCCGGGTCGGTGTGGGCGTAGTAGGTGACGAGAATTCCATCATCCTTGAGATGTTCTCTCATGGCCACGAAGGCCTGGCTGAAGAGGTTCTCGAAGTGCTGGACAGCTTTCTCCTTTTTGTTTTCTTCATCCATAAAACGGCCTGGGTTTGTTGAAACCTCCTTCTTCGCGAACTCCCCCCACTGCGTCTTTATTTCGACCCACTTGGGGCCAATCTTCTTGAAGAACGCCCTCCTGTGGAACCTCGGGACGAGTTTGCCGTTCTCGACGTCGCTCAAAGCCCTCTTGAGCCAGACGTAGTAGAAGTCGGAAAGCTCCGTGTAGGGAACATCGTCAGCATAGGGTGGGTCGGTTACAATGACGTCGAACTTCTCGCCGAGGTTGAGCGAAGTTGCATCACCCTGGAGGACTTTGATGGAGTTGTCAGTGAAGTCCGCGAGGGTTTTCTGGGAGGAGGAAATGATTGAGGTGAGATAAGCAAGTCCCCTCAATATTGCAGGAAGTGTTTTAGTTACTCCTCCAAAATTACCAAACCATGGACTTTCCGTCCAATTCCAATTCATTGCGATTCCACGGGTGGACATTGTTTCTCCAATTTTCCACCAAGTGGAATCCCAACGAGTAACAACTGAATTGTAGTATGCGTATTTCAACATCGCCATGCTCAAATACGTCGTCACGGCCTCCGCGTACTCAAAGGCCCTCTCCTTACTCCAGCCCTCAGCAATCTTCTCCTCCTCGACCTTTTTGCCCACTTCCCTTATCAACCTTACAATCTTGACGAGGGTGAGGAGCTGGCGGGGGTTGAAATGTTTATCCCAAGTGGTAAGGCCCCAAGTTATTGTTTTTATGTCACCACCCATTCCCTTTGAACCCCAAGGAGCTACTGGTTCAGTCGGCACATCGGGGTCTCTCTTCTCAAGCATCTCCTTGACCTTCTCCTTCGCCTTCCAGAGCTTCTCGTTGTCTTCCTTTGTTGCAGGCTCGAAGGCCAAATCCTTATCCTTGACCTTCACCTTCACGAGCAGTCTCTGGCGAGCAAAGCGCTCGTCGCCCTCGTGGTACTTCCTCAGCGCGAACTTCACATAAAACTCGTTGTTGCCCTTAACCCTCTCCGTGTAGTGTCTTCCCTCCTCGTCGGCGTACTTGATCACGTTGCCGCAGGCAAGGCAGGTGAGCTGGCTCTTCCTGCTCTCGATGTTCGCGGAGGGAACCTTAAAGACTACTTCGTTCCCGCTTATCCTCACGTCGTCTTCCTTCAGCTTTCCGGCCCTTATCGCCTCCTCGACCTTCCTCACGTAGGCCTCGCCTTCAAAGGTAATCTCACCGTTCTTGGTGTCCACCTTCGCCTTCGAAACATCCCCAAGGATTTCGTTGAGGTCAATCACCCTTATCTCGACCTCATCGCCGTTCCTTTCGGGCTTCATGTAGGCGAGCCGCTTGTAGCCCTTGCCGTCCTTAACGCGGGCGAGCCAGTAGTTGCCGATTGCCGGGGTCCACCGTCCACAGTGGGGGCACTTCACCTCCCAGGTGCCGATGTAAACGGCGACATCATCATCGTAAAGCTCCCTGATTTCGGGGTCGTTCTTGAGCTGCTCGGTTATCCAGTTGCTCCACCTCTCAACGTCCTTCACGAGGGGCTTCCCGAACTTCTTCGGGTAGTCGAGGACGGCCTTGAGGAAGACGTAGGTAGTGGGCAGAAGCTCAACGGCGGTAACGTCCAATCCAAGGCGGAGGCCTTCGAGGGGTATTGAACCGAACCCGGCAAACGGGTCGAGGAGCTTTTTGCCCCTGAAGTACTTCTCCCACTCTGGCGGAATCTTTGGATTAACGCGATGGGGAGTCTTTTCATTCAATCCGATCATGGTTTTGAAGCGGTTTTCATCAATATCCTCGGGCAGAAGCGCTCCGGCGATGACTGCCCTCGCTCCGATGAGGGGCTTCCTCGTCCAGTAGAAGACCATCTCCCAGTACGGGGGCCTTGCGGGACCTTTTTCTTTTGAACTCTTCAAATTAACCTCCCAGATTGGGAACCTGGGGCTTTCGATAAATCTCCTCTCCATGTTGGTCACACCCTTGGTGTTTAACACGGCCCGCAATAAATACCTTTTGATGATGGGCGATACATGGTGTAACGACCGAGGTCCAGCATAAAATTCATGAGGCGAAATGCTTATTAAGGAAAGTGGCAGAGATAACATTGGTAATATTAACAACATTAACAAAACAAACTCTCTCGCCTGTTCCCCGTTCATGACCCCGGGATGGGGTGTGAAGGGGCGGCGGAGCAGGCGGTCTCTGGCGTCTTTTTAATGTTTTCTACCTCTTTGTCGCCGTTCTTTGTCAATGGCGCGTTTTTTGAGGTGAAGATAATTGTCCGCGATCATTATAAGAGTTCTTCTTCTTTTCTCAAGTTTAAGCTTTGAGAAAATGTCATCTTCTTTGCGTACGTCCCCTTCCTGTTTTGCCTTTATTAATTCTCGCTTAAGCTTCCGAATGCGATTTTTTATGTCCCCCTCTTTGACAAGGGATATCTGAACATCCAGAAATCTGTCTCGCACTGCACTCCAAAGTCCATCATCCACGATGAGCTCGAGTCCCCACTTTGCGAGATATTCAACGTCCTCCCAGAAGTATTTATCAACTTTCACATAATACTTCACTTCAAGAGGATACTTTCTTTGAACTTTTTCGAGAGTTGGTTTGAAGTACTCCTTAAGATACTTCTCTCTGTCACCTTCAAGCTCTTTTACATGTTTGATCCCAGAAAATTCATCTGTAACTCTCTCAAAATATTCGTAGGGAACACTTACAAGTGCAACTGCCCCAACTTCTTTGTCAATGGCGATTATCAGCGCCTCTTGTTTCACGCCACAACCCACCAGGTTTAATGAAGTCCTCCTTAAACTCTGGAGCAAATGTGTTTTAAAGATTACAATCCACATTCCATTGGTGAAGCACATGGAAGAGAAAATCGTTGGTGTTACATTCCCTGTCCCGAAGTGGTTCCTTGACAGGATTCTTGAAGGGGGCAAAACAGTCTTCGTCAAGCCTTCGACGCTGAGAGTTCAGCCGGGCATGAAGGTCGTCTTTTACGCCTCCAGGGAAGGCCAGGCCTGGCTCGGGGAGGGCGAGGTTGAGGCGATTGAGCAGTTCACGAACGTGGAGGACATCATCAGGAAGTATGGAGATGAGCTTTTCCTCACTCCAAAGGAGCTCAGGCAGTATGAGAAGGAGCGTGAGAGGTGGCACTCTCGCGGGAGAAGGCCGAGGCCCTGGATGGTTCTCAAGCTGAAGAACGTGCGGAAGTATCCGAAGCCGGTCAAGCCGCCGAGGTTCATCGCCGTCTCTGGAAGGTACGTCAAGGAGAAGGAGTACAGGGAAATTCTGAGGAAGGCAGGCCTTTGAAAGGTCATGGTTTTAACAATATCAATTCAAAAAATTTAAATCGGGGATTAAAAGATTGCATTAATGTGCCAGTATTGCGGGGGAAGGAGATGGCCCAGGAGTTTCATGACGAGAATGACCTCAAAACCATTGAGTACCTTATCCTGCTTATTTTGGGGAAGGCTGGCGGCGAGATCAGTGTCCTTCACCTACAGAAGATATTCTTCTTTCTTTGGAAGTTCCACCCAGAAGTAAGAAAACTTCTTGAATTTGTACCTCATTTGAAAGGTCCATTTTCCGACGACTTGGATGATTCAATAAAAAATCCCCTTTATGTTGTAGGCTGCTGGAAATACCTACCACCAAAGAACAAATCCCAGGCTGAGAGAGCCAAGGGTGGGTATCTTGTTATCACCGACAAAGGAAGAGAAACTTATAAAAAGCTTATCGAGGGGCTGAGAAAAAAGGCTTTGGAAGATAAAGATGCTCTTGCGTTGATTTCTGCTGTTGAACTTATTGTACCCCTTTATTCGAAGCTTTCATGGGATGAACTTCTCTTTTTGCTGTATACTGACGAGACAAACAAAGAGTATTCAATTAAATCAGAGTTGTCAAGGGACATCCTGAAGAACGCGGAGAGCATCGTCAATCGTCTCGTTCGGAAGGGTGTAATAACCGAGGACATGAAAGATGCTCTCATCCAAAGGGCGAAAAACGCAAGGTGGATAATATGAAGAGCAGGGAGGCCGTAGTAGGTGACAGTTCGTTTTATATTGCATTCCTCTCCGAAGACGAAATACATGATGAGGGGTTTCTGGCATCACTCCTGAAAAGATATAACTTTTTTATGGGGAAGGTAGTGTACAATGAAATCTCAAGGAAAAACTCAGAATCTCTCAAGAGGATTAAATTGGAGAACTTGGTGGAGCTTGTAGACGAGTACGATTACTCGGCTCTTCTCAGTATAATTGGGGATAAAGTTTTCGAAAAGGGGGAATATGAGAGTGTAGCAATTGCTTATACCAAGTACATTGAGGGAAGTCTTCACTCTCTTATTATGGATGACCGAAAGGCGAGAAAGTGGGTTGAGCAGAATTTTTCTGAGCTGAAGAGATTCCTCCGATACAGCCTCAGATTCCTGGTTAATGCTTACAAAGTGGACAGAAAAATAACGAAGGACGAAGTACTTCATATTCTTTCCAAGGTCATC encodes the following:
- a CDS encoding DUF1156 domain-containing protein, which translates into the protein MERRFIESPRFPIWEVNLKSSKEKGPARPPYWEMVFYWTRKPLIGARAVIAGALLPEDIDENRFKTMIGLNEKTPHRVNPKIPPEWEKYFRGKKLLDPFAGFGSIPLEGLRLGLDVTAVELLPTTYVFLKAVLDYPKKFGKPLVKDVERWSNWITEQLKNDPEIRELYDDDVAVYIGTWEVKCPHCGRWTPAIGNYWLARVKDGKGYKRLAYMKPERNGDEVEIRVIDLNEILGDVSKAKVDTKNGEITFEGEAYVRKVEEAIRAGKLKEDDVRISGNEVVFKVPSANIESRKSQLTCLACGNVIKYADEEGRHYTERVKGNNEFYVKFALRKYHEGDERFARQRLLVKVKVKDKDLAFEPATKEDNEKLWKAKEKVKEMLEKRDPDVPTEPVAPWGSKGMGGDIKTITWGLTTWDKHFNPRQLLTLVKIVRLIREVGKKVEEEKIAEGWSKERAFEYAEAVTTYLSMAMLKYAYYNSVVTRWDSTWWKIGETMSTRGIAMNWNWTESPWFGNFGGVTKTLPAILRGLAYLTSIISSSQKTLADFTDNSIKVLQGDATSLNLGEKFDVIVTDPPYADDVPYTELSDFYYVWLKRALSDVENGKLVPRFHRRAFFKKIGPKWVEIKTQWGEFAKKEVSTNPGRFMDEENKKEKAVQHFENLFSQAFVAMREHLKDDGILVTYYAHTDPESWANLIEAGWRRAKLQITRAIPVNTESETSIVSRGKLSLDTSIVAVWRKLPGERKPVQLSTLKREMEEKAKASAKEFIKYGYNGLDLLYGVMAAVLEDVTKYSEVLSPKGPLSTKGVLNDHVYPATIRGIIEAIAEVEGGKTVNSHEGVFYTAYKVLFGNRTLSANDIILLNLATFTRPEELKKAGVLKETGSKSKKEFTLYGVDTLGKKALDPKEFQKFLYAKGLNPLEPEPRNSIDVLQLLEYYALLGRSKVEEEIERLRKRWAVEVEEALTMAKLISDYYAAVYGQILTPLGGKAKADERKIEAELEKDGHFEVLLMRRLLRSVGGGML
- a CDS encoding DUF365 domain-containing protein, with the translated sequence MEEKIVGVTFPVPKWFLDRILEGGKTVFVKPSTLRVQPGMKVVFYASREGQAWLGEGEVEAIEQFTNVEDIIRKYGDELFLTPKELRQYEKERERWHSRGRRPRPWMVLKLKNVRKYPKPVKPPRFIAVSGRYVKEKEYREILRKAGL